The DNA sequence CGTAACGCTTCAGGACATCCTCGGTGAACGCGATGTCGGTGTCGTCTTCGATGGAGATGTGGTTCTCGTCGTAGATCACCACGAGGTTGCCCAGTTCCTGGTGTCCTGCCAGTGAGGACGCCTCGGACGTGACACCTTCCTGGAGGTCGCCGTCGGAGGCGATGACCCAGATGGTGTGGTCAAACGGCGACTCGCCGGCGGGAGCATCGGCGTCGAACAGGCCACGCTGCCGGCGCTGGGAGTAGGCGAATCCCACCGAGGACGCCAGGCCCTGGCCCAGCGGGCCCGTGGTGATCTCCACGCCGGCGGTGTGCTTGTACTCGGGGTGGCCGGGAGTCAGCGAGCCCCACGTGCGCAGGGCCTCAAGGTCCTTGAGTTCCAGGCCATAGCCGGAAAGGAAAAGCTGGATGTAGAGCGTCAGGGACGTGTGGCCGGGGGACAGGACGAACCGGTCACGGCCAAGCCACTGCGGATCGCGCGGGTCATGGCGCATCAGCTTCTGGAAGAGAAGGTATGCGGCGGGGGCCAGGCTCATGGCAGTGCCGGGGTGGCCGTTGCCCACCTTCTCCACCGCGTCCGCGGCGAGGACACGGATGGTGTCCACGGCGCGCTGGTCCAAGCTGGTCCATGACAGTTCTTGCTCTTCCAAATGTGGCACGAAAACCGGGCCCCTCTCTGTGCTGGTGGCGGCGGTACACCGGATCCGTCCAAGGGCGCGCTGTTTGGCGCCCGCTGCGGTGTGTACCAGCCGTTCACCATCGAAACGTTGATCCTTGCATTCAGTCACGGACAGCAAGCGGGAATGCGTTTTCCACCGCTTTCTTGCTGCGTGCTGATCTGGTGACAGCTTAGCTCTTATCCATACTGCGGGCGGCGCAAATCTCACGTTTTGGACGCAATTTCCCCTTTTGTGAATGACCTTCACGGAGGGTTGAGTTAATCTGCTCGAATGGGCCCGCGAGCGATCAATTGCGCATAGTGCGGGGCGGGGACAGGGCCGTTGGCGCGGTATGATAATCGGAGGCCAACGCCGGGCGCGCATCCCTATCGCCGCCCGGGGTATCCCGGCTGTTGCACGCACGTGAAGCGTTTCCTTCCTTAAGTGCCGTGCCCGGGTCCGGGCCGCACGACCGGAGCTGCCTGCCAGCCTCAACTGCCACACAGAACGGGTGACTGCCACCGTGAGCACAACAGATACGCCGCTGAACGCATCCCGGGCCTCCGGCATAGGGTTTGCCCGTAAGGCCAAGGCGTATCTCGCCCTCACCAAGCCGCGCGTGATTGAGCTGCTCCTGGTGAGCACCCTGCCCACCATGATCTACGCCGAGCGGGGCTTCCCGTCCATCGGGCTGATCCTTGCCACGCTGGTGGGCGGCGCCTTTGCTGCCGGCAGCGCCGGAGCCTTCAACTGCTACATCGACCGGGACATCGACAAGCTGATGCACCGGACGGAAAACAGGCCGCTGGTCACCGGCGAAGTCACCCCGCGGGAAGCCCTGGTCTTTTCCTGGCTGCTGGGCGCAGCCGCCATCGTGATCCTGTGGTTCGGCGCCAATCCGCTCTCTGCCTGGCTGGGCCTGGGTGCCATCTTCTTCTACGTGGTCATCTACACCATGATCCTCAAGCGCCGCACGGCGCAGAACATCGTATGGGGCGGTGCCGCAGGCTGCTTCCCGGTGCTGATCGCGTGGGCTGCCGTGACCAACTCGGTGGAGTGGCCCGCCGTCATCCTGTTCATGGTGATCTTCCTTTGGACGCCGCCGCACTACTGGCCCCTGTCCATGCGCTATGGCGAGGACTACCGGAACGCCAACGTCCCCATGCTTGGAGCCATCGCCGGGGCCAAGGTCGTCTCTGTCCAGGTGGTGCTGTACGCCTGGGCCATGGTGGCCTCCTCCTTGCTGATGATCCCGGCCGGCGGGGCGGGCTGGGTGTACACGGTGACGGCCGTCGTCGCGGGCGCCTGGTTCCTCTATGAGTCCCATGCGCTGTACTCCCGCGCCCACCGCGAGGATATTTCCGACAAGCGCGCCATGAAGGTGTTCCACGGTTCCATCAGCTACCTGACGCTGCTGTTTATCGCCCTCGCGGTGGACCCCTTCGTTGGAAGTGCTGTCATGCCCGGCTAGCCACTGCGGCCTGGCACCACGGCGGCTCCTGCTTCAGGCAGGAGCCGCCGTTGTGCTTTAATCGTCGACAGGAAAAATGTGACAAGTTTGTCATATCTATCACATTAACTGTCATTGCCGGTGACCGAATGCTTACGGTGGAGCGGACCCTTCCCGCGACCAAAGGAAATCCCCATGGAAGCCCGTCCCGCTGCCGTCTCCGCCCCCAGCCACAGCCCGCCCGGAGGAGGCGGCGGAGGCCGCCGCCGGTTCCTGTCCCGCCATCCCTTCTTCGCCCACCTTGGCGCCGACGTGCCGGCATCGCTGGTGGTGTTCCTGGTGGCACTCCCGCTCTCGCTGGGGATTGCAGCGGCCTCCGGGGCGCCCATCATGGCGGGACTTATCGCCGCCACCATCGGGGGGATCGTGGCCGGAAGCCTCGGCGGCTCACCCCTCCAGGTGAGTGGACCGGCGGCCGGACTGACCGTCGTCGTGGCCGGCCTCGTCCAGGAATTCGGCTGGCAGGTGACCTGCGCCATCACCGCGGCCGCCGGCGTCGTCCAGCTTTTGCTGGGTTTCAGCCGGGTGGGAAGGGCCGCCCTGGCGGTGTCGCCGGTAGTGGTCAAGGCCATGCTCGCCGGCATCGGCGTCACCATCATCCTGCAACAACTGCACGTGATTCTCGGGTCCAGGCCCGCCGGATCCGCCCTGGAGAACCTCGCCGGACTCCCGGCGGCCATTACCAACCTCGAGCTGCACGCGGCCCTGCTGGGGCTGGCCGTCGTGGCGATCCTGCTGTGCTGGAAGTTCCTGCCCGCCGCTGTCCGGCGGATTCCCGGGCCCTTGGCCGCCGTCGCGGCAGGAACCGCACTGTCCGTGGCTTTTGCGCCCGGCGTTGAACGCATATCCCTGGACGGGTCCATCGTCGACGCCATCGCCCTGCCGCAGCTCCCTGACGGAAACTGGCGCGCCTTCGCGTTCGCCGTCATGACCATGGCGCTGATCGCCAGTATCGAGTCCCTTCTGTCCGCTGTGGCCGTGGACAAGATGCAAACCGGTCCGCGGACAAACCTCAACCGGGAGCTTATTGGGCAGGGTACGGCAAACATCCTCTCCGGGTCGCTGGGCGGCCTACCGGTGACGGGTGTGGTCGTGCGCAGCGCCACCAATGTGGAAGCGGGCGCGGCCACGCGCACGTCCGCGGTGCTGCATGGGGTGTGGATCCTTGCGTTCTCGGCCCTCTTCTCCGGTCTGATCCAGCTGATTCCGTTGGCTGTCCTGGCCGGCCTGCTGGTGGTGATCGGTGCCCGCCTGATCAAAGTGGCGGACATCCGCACCAGCCTGCGGACCGGGGATCTCCCGATCTATGCGGTGACCCTGGTCTGCGTGGTGTTCCTGAACCTGCTTGAGGGCGTCATGATCGGCCTTGCGCTTGCCGCCGCCAACGTCCTCTGGCGTGTCCTGCGGGCCCAGATCCATGCCCACCCGCCGGCCGCCCCGTCGTCGCCCTGGCGCGTGACGATCGCCGGTTCGTGCAGCTTCTTCGCGCTGCCAAAGCTCAACCCCGTTCTCCAGGTTGTACCGGCCGGCAGGAACGTGGTGGTGGAGCTGAACGCGGACTACGTCGACCACTCTTTCCGTGAAGCCCTGCTCGCCTGGCAGCTGCAGCACCAGGCCACCGGCGGAACCGTGCGCCTTGAGGAACACGGCAACACCGTTTTCCAGGATGCCGGTCACCAGGCACCCAGGCGCGAGGAAGCCACCGAACTGCCGCTCCCGCCGCGGAAGGAACCCCTGCTGGTGGGGGTCAACAAGTACCACCGCCGGTTTGCCCACCAGGTCCGTCCGCTGGTCCATGACCTGACGGAAGGCCAGAACCCTGACAGCCTGTTCGTGGCCTGCGTCGATTCCCGCGTCAACCCGAACCTGATCACCAGCAGCGGCCCCGGAGATCTGCTCACGCTGCGGAACATCGGCAACGTGGTGTGCAGCCACGGGCGGGACGACTCGATTGATTCGGCCCTGTCCTTTGCCGTCAACGGCCTGCGGGTGCAGTCCCTGGTCATTTGCGGGCACTCCAACTGCGGTGCCATGAACGCGCTCCTTGCGGAAGCCGACAGCGGAGATAACAGTTCCCTGGGCCCGGCGTTCAACCAGTGGCTGGACCATGCCCGGCCCAGCTATGCGGCACTGCTGGCTGGGCACCCGGTGGGCAGGCAGGCCGCCGCAGCGGGCTACGGGACCGTTGACCAGCTCTCGATGGTCAACGTGGCCGTGCAGCTGGCAAAGCTCCAGGACCATCCGGTGACCGGGCCCGCACTGGCCGATGGGACGGTCCAGGCCACGGGACTCTTCTATGACATTGCCACGGCCCGGGTCCTCCAGGTTTCCTCCGACGGCATCGAGAACCTGGATCCTGCCTTCGACGCCGGCCGCCAGGGCAGCGTCGCCGCAGCCGGCCGCTAGCCAGCGGACTTAAAAGGAGGCGCCCCGGTCCTGACGTGGACCGGGGCGCCTGGCGCCAGATGCGCTGGAGGCTATTTCACCTTGCTGGACCGCGCGATGTCCCAGGCATTGGTCGAGGCTGCCATGAGCAGCGCCGCGCCGAGCATGTGCGCTGCCACCAGCAACGCCGGGATGCCGTTGTAGTACTGCGTGAACCCGATAATGGCCTGCAGCACGGTAACGCCCAGGAGCATCAGGACTGCCGTCCGGAACGGGCCCGAAATGCGGCGGCGAATGACCAGCACCAAGGCCACCACGGTGCCCGCCGTCACCAGGTAGGCCGGTACGGCGTGGATGTGGGAGAACAGGTCCCAGTCGAGGTCGTTGCGGGGGGCGTCAGCGTCACCGGCGTGCGGACCGGCGCCGGTGACGACGACGCCAAGCATGACGGCCACGGCGGAGAAGAGTGCGACGGCGGCCGTCACCGGACGCAGCACGGCCGGCAGTTCCGCGGGGCGGCCTGCGGGGAAGCGGCCGGTCCGGCCGAAGGCGCGGTTCACCAGCAGGGTGGAGAACACCACCAGGGCCATCGACACCAGGAAGTGCAGGCCCACCACCCACGGGTTGAGGTTGGTGAGCACGGTAACGCCGCCGATGACGGCCTGTGCGGGGATGCTGGCGAGCAGTCCGAGGGCCAGCAGGAAGAGGTCCTTGCGTTCCTTCCGCAGGTTCCACAAGTAGACCAGCATGAGCGCGGCCACAGCGGCCAGCGCGAAGGTCAGGAGCCGGTTGCCGAACTCGATGAAGCCGTGGATGCCCATCTCGGGAGTGTTCACGATCGAGTCCGAGGTGCAGCGGGGCCA is a window from the Arthrobacter sp. NicSoilC5 genome containing:
- a CDS encoding heme o synthase, with product MTATVSTTDTPLNASRASGIGFARKAKAYLALTKPRVIELLLVSTLPTMIYAERGFPSIGLILATLVGGAFAAGSAGAFNCYIDRDIDKLMHRTENRPLVTGEVTPREALVFSWLLGAAAIVILWFGANPLSAWLGLGAIFFYVVIYTMILKRRTAQNIVWGGAAGCFPVLIAWAAVTNSVEWPAVILFMVIFLWTPPHYWPLSMRYGEDYRNANVPMLGAIAGAKVVSVQVVLYAWAMVASSLLMIPAGGAGWVYTVTAVVAGAWFLYESHALYSRAHREDISDKRAMKVFHGSISYLTLLFIALAVDPFVGSAVMPG
- a CDS encoding bifunctional SulP family inorganic anion transporter/carbonic anhydrase, whose protein sequence is MEARPAAVSAPSHSPPGGGGGGRRRFLSRHPFFAHLGADVPASLVVFLVALPLSLGIAAASGAPIMAGLIAATIGGIVAGSLGGSPLQVSGPAAGLTVVVAGLVQEFGWQVTCAITAAAGVVQLLLGFSRVGRAALAVSPVVVKAMLAGIGVTIILQQLHVILGSRPAGSALENLAGLPAAITNLELHAALLGLAVVAILLCWKFLPAAVRRIPGPLAAVAAGTALSVAFAPGVERISLDGSIVDAIALPQLPDGNWRAFAFAVMTMALIASIESLLSAVAVDKMQTGPRTNLNRELIGQGTANILSGSLGGLPVTGVVVRSATNVEAGAATRTSAVLHGVWILAFSALFSGLIQLIPLAVLAGLLVVIGARLIKVADIRTSLRTGDLPIYAVTLVCVVFLNLLEGVMIGLALAAANVLWRVLRAQIHAHPPAAPSSPWRVTIAGSCSFFALPKLNPVLQVVPAGRNVVVELNADYVDHSFREALLAWQLQHQATGGTVRLEEHGNTVFQDAGHQAPRREEATELPLPPRKEPLLVGVNKYHRRFAHQVRPLVHDLTEGQNPDSLFVACVDSRVNPNLITSSGPGDLLTLRNIGNVVCSHGRDDSIDSALSFAVNGLRVQSLVICGHSNCGAMNALLAEADSGDNSSLGPAFNQWLDHARPSYAALLAGHPVGRQAAAAGYGTVDQLSMVNVAVQLAKLQDHPVTGPALADGTVQATGLFYDIATARVLQVSSDGIENLDPAFDAGRQGSVAAAGR
- a CDS encoding COX15/CtaA family protein, with protein sequence MTTASRLPQLAGRLASRLPRTVDVRIRRLAVASLIGQTLLVVTGGAVRLTASGLGCPTWPRCTSDSIVNTPEMGIHGFIEFGNRLLTFALAAVAALMLVYLWNLRKERKDLFLLALGLLASIPAQAVIGGVTVLTNLNPWVVGLHFLVSMALVVFSTLLVNRAFGRTGRFPAGRPAELPAVLRPVTAAVALFSAVAVMLGVVVTGAGPHAGDADAPRNDLDWDLFSHIHAVPAYLVTAGTVVALVLVIRRRISGPFRTAVLMLLGVTVLQAIIGFTQYYNGIPALLVAAHMLGAALLMAASTNAWDIARSSKVK